A part of Carassius carassius chromosome 32, fCarCar2.1, whole genome shotgun sequence genomic DNA contains:
- the crip1 gene encoding cysteine-rich protein 1: protein MPKCPKCEKEVYFAERVSSLGKDWHRPCLKCEKCNKTLSAGSHAEHDGKPYCNNPCYSALFGPKGFGRGGTESHTFK, encoded by the exons ATGCCTAAATGTCCCAAGTGCGAGAAGGAAGTTTACTTTG CTGAGAGAGTGTCGTCACTTGGCAAAGACTGGCATAGACCCTGTCTGAAGTGTGAGAAATGCAACAAGACCCTGTCGGCTGGCTCACATGCAGAG CATGATGGGAAGCCTTATTGTAACAACCCATGCTACTCAGCACTCTTCGGTCCCAAAG GTTTTGGACGTGGCGGTACTGAGAGCCACACATTCAAATAG
- the LOC132112931 gene encoding mitotic deacetylase-associated SANT domain protein-like, with amino-acid sequence MKVMSLPPQQKPNTKRTGKRITFFNDQGVAMKEASQHTEPYYGIGVPPSGPGHNESGGVESLNTEAPHAYLNSVIFSPEKSDQSRGHYQQMMPMKWSHQDPPLQPQQRPNNWSQGMTAWSQNFGPYLGAQATFAKQMHEGMSVQQQQQQQQPEPSTVRATEKQVANISGDNFRDTTKPGRGMDWEQQQAFQQTQKPGMLNQQQHGQSNPGNSVLQPFQLAFGQPKQNLVAGYYQVVQGNRTLPNLNYSTQTNSQLQQQLQQKEQQQKLQLQIMYHQRQQQMRQQVQQQQQPVLQHQKQPQQISQSQLQQQAQQLKHTPQQQPPQQHMPQIQLQQDLVQQQQKSEQPVQNQHVLENYSDGQQPYASSLDQPQPSLPGQSQETTDPSSTQTHDSVPQPPSTAPQQSIETQQPGPRRSRRLSKEGGGPASDNPFVMPTDLHTQGSQNGASENSAVQDIWAAPTGVIQSTRRKRRVSQEVNLETLAQKASERESLPSRSTKQEPHRPWSPPVAPTGPGRGAAEVDQVSAKRPRDDGLMPLVIPVSVPVKQTESLSPDHEKASLSASWPSRPLSTHDMSCSDYKTSVIVTRRRSLRNSLSESTGQNGGAESGSEADGKSAKAKRRPRPEPLFIPPPKLGTFIAPPVYSTITPYQSHLRSPVRLMDNPLNMPPYTPPPILSPVREGSGLYFSTFLSAAAAAAAANNQGLPPPATPKSATRSLLRSNSSDITPPVLSAMSEATPVSIEPRINIGLRYQAEVPELRERWAAQHDLHKAELVWAPLPDLEANTEQKQRVDDLMHLACSSALHGGGTNQELAMHCLYECKGDVMGALTLLLLKNPIFPKAHPLAGYHYSGSDSWTPGERRFFNKGITAYKKDFFMVQKLVSSKTVAQCVEFYYTYKKQVKIGRNGTLLYGEAEPPETKPTTEEEVDNKSSQKFESRKEDEESRKWERSCDRKQQNSPGRVTQSLQATENTAAILVLRSQEDSTRDASTLGVSHHHHPPPPQPTSKPRSDTTGQKSTGNTGKGQTNQEGEFPCKKCGRIFYKVKSRSAHMKSHAEAEKKAAALRQREAEERAAAALLAAQQNRAMGDQSRTRRASSDDESEEEEDADDEDWH; translated from the exons ATGAAAGTCATGAGTTTGCCACCTCAACAGAAACCAAACACAAAAAGAACGGGCAAGCGCATCACTTTCTTTAACGATCAGGGTGTGGCGATGAAAGAGGCCTCTCAGCATACAGAGCCCTACTATGGGATTGGGGTCCCTCCCTCAGGGCCAGGCCATAATGAGAGTGGAGGTGTGGAAAGCTTGAATACAGAAGCACCACATGCTTACCTCAATTCTGTCATTTTCAGCCCAGAGAAGAGTGATCAAAGCCGTGGGCACTACCAACAGATGATGCCCATGAAGTGGTCACACCAAGACCCACCTTTGCAGCCCCAACAGCGACCAAACAATTGGTCACAGGGTATGACTGCTTGGTCCCAGAACTTTGGCCCTTACTTGGGGGCACAGGCTACTTTTGCAAAGCAGATGCATGAGGGCATGTCAgtacagcaacagcagcagcagcagcaacctgAGCCTTCGACTGTTAGGGCAACTGAAAAACAAGTGGCTAACATAAGTGGAGATAACTTTAGGGATACGACCAAACCTGGCCGGGGCATGGACTGGGAACAGCAGCAGGCCTTTCAGCAAACACAAAAGCCTGGAATGTTAAATCAGCAGCAGCATGGACAGTCCAACCCTGGGAATTCAGTGCTGCAACCCTTTCAGTTAGCTTTCGGACAGCCCAAGCAGAACTTGGTAGCGGGATACTATCAGGTAGTTCAGGGCAATCGGACCTTGCCAAATTTGAATTACAGTACACAAACAAATTCCCAACTACAGCAGCAACTTCAGCAAAAGGAGCAACAGCAAAAGTTGCAGCTGCAAATAATGTACCATCAGCGGCAACAGCAGATGCGACAACAGgtgcaacagcagcagcagccggtACTTCAGCATCAAAAACAGCCACAACAGATATCACAATCACAGTTGCAGCAACAAGCACAGCAGTTAAAACATACTCCGCAACAGCAACCGCCACAACAACATATGCCACAGATTCAACTGCAACAAGACTTGGTGCAGCAGCAACAAAAATCTGAGCAGCCTGTTCAGAACCAGCATGTATTGGAAAATTACTCTGATGGCCAGCAGCCATATGCTTCTTCACTTGATCAGCCTCAGCCCTCATTACCAGGACAGTCCCAAGAGACAACTGATCCCTCGTCAACTCAGACTCACGACTCCGTTCCTCAGCCTCCTTCCACTGCTCCCCAGCAATCCATCGAGACCCAACAGCCTGGGCCCCGGAGATCACGTCGGCTTTCAAAAGAGGGTGGAGGCCCTGCCTCGGATAACCCATTTGTCATGCCGACTGATCTCCACACCCAAGGCTCTCAGAATGGTGCTTCTGAGAACAGTGCAGTGCAAGACATCTGGGCCGCTCCAACAGGTGTAATCCAGAGCACACGACGTAAGAGGAGGGTGTCGCAAGAGGTCAACCTGGAAACCTTGGCTCAGAAGGCTTCGGAAAGGGAATCTCTTCCCTCACGTAGTACCAAG CAAGAGCCACACAGGCCCTGGAGCCCCCCTGTTGCCCCAACAGGTCCAGGTCGAGGGGCCGCTGAGGTGGATCAGGTGAGTGCCAAGCGTCCCAGAGATGACGGCCTCATGCCATTGGTCATTCCAGTCTCTGTGCCAGTGAAGCAGACTGAATCCTTGTCCCCGGATCATGAGAAAGCCTCCCTCTCAGCTAGTTGGCCTTCACGGCCTTTGAGCACCCATGACATGAGCTGCTCTGATTACAAGACTTCCGTGATTGTCACTCGACGACGTTCATTGAGGAACTCTCTGTCTGAGAGCACAGGCCAG aatgGTGGAGCAGAGAGTGGAAGTGAAGCTGACGGCAAATCGGCCAAAGCCAAACGACGTCCTCGCCCAGAACCGCTCTTTATACCCCCACCCAAACTCGGAACTTTCATTGCCCCACCAGTCTACTCCACTATCACACCTTACCAGAGCCACTTACGTTCACCTGTCCGATTGATGGACAACCCCCTCAACATGCCGCCTTACACTCCCCCGCCAATCCTCAGCCCAGTTCGAGAGGGTTCGGGTCTTTACTTTTCCACCTTCCTGTCAGCCGCCGCTGCAGCCGCCGCAGCGAATAATCAGGGGCTGCCCCCGCCTGCCACTCCAAAATCTGCCACCCGTAGCCTCCTGCGCTCCA ACAGCAGTGATATAACTCCTCCAGTTCTCTCTGCTATGAGTGAGGCTACACCTGTCAGTATTGAGCC tcGGATAAACATTGGATTGCGGTATCAGGCGGAGGTCCCGGAGCTGAGAGAGCGCTGGGCAGCGCAGCACGACCTACACAAGGCTGAACTGGTGTGGGCACCACTGCCTGACCTGGAGGCCAACACTGAGCAAAAGCAAAGAG TGGATGACCTCATGCACTTGGCGTGCTCGAGTGCGTTGCATGGAGGAGGGACCAATCAGGAACTGGCCATGCATTGCCTGTATGAATGCAAGGGTGACGTCATG GGTGCCCTCACACTTCTGTTGTTAAAAAACCCTATCTTTCCCAAAGCGCACCCTTTGGCTGGCTACCACTACTCTG GCTCTGACAGCTGGACGCCAGGGGAACGACGTTTCTTCAACAAAGGCATTACTGCCTACAAGAAGGACTTTTTCATGGTCCAGAAACTG GTGAGCTCCAAGACCGTGGCTCAGTGTGTGGAGTTCTACTACACGTATAAGAAGCAGGTGAAGATCGGCAGAAACGGAACACTCCTATACGGAGAAGCAGAGCCACCAGAGACTAAACCCACGACAGAGGAGGAAGTGGACAACAAA AGTTCACAGAAATTCGAATCGCGGAAAGAGGACGAGGAGAGCAGGAAGTGGGAACGGTCATGTGACAGGAAACAACAAAACAGCCCGGGCCGGGTGACACAATCTCTACAGGCCACGGAAAAT ACCGCTGCCATCTTGGTCTTAAGAAGTCAGGAGGACAGCACTAGAGATGCATCCACGTTGGGGGtcagtcatcatcatcatcctcctcctccacaGCCAACATCTAAACCCCGCTCTGACACCACAGGCCAGAAAAGTACTGGCAATACAGGAAAGGGACAAACGAACCAAGAGGGTGAATTCCCCTGCAAGAAGTGTGGCAG GATCTTCTATAAAGTGAAGAGCCGCAGTGCCCACATGAAGAGCCACGCCGAGGCGGAGAAAAAGGCAGCTGCGCTCCGGCAGAGGGAGGCTGAGGAGCGGGCGGCAGCCGCCTTGTTGGCCGCCCAGCAGAACAGAGCGATGGGGGATCAGAGCAGAACGAGGAGAGCCAGCAGCGACGACGAatcagaggaagaggaggatgcaGATGATGAAGACTGGCACTAG